Proteins encoded in a region of the Streptomyces violaceoruber genome:
- a CDS encoding DUF881 domain-containing protein, translating into MSDDEQPANRLRKELPDEVPPSRSPSADDPAGGLPGAARGERNGVTGRQRLLKGLWPPRLTRAQLIVALLLFGLGFGLAVQVASNSDSDSALRGARQEDLVRILDELDDRTQRLEDEKQGLEKQRDELENSSDQAEEARKQTLEKERQLGILAGTVAAQGPGITVTIEDTKGTVEADMLLDAVQELRAAGAEAIQVNGVRVVAGTYLADAGNSVTVDGNKINAPYRFQVIGKPQDLEPALNIPGGVVQTLEKEQATVTVERSSKIVVDALRAAERPDYARSSSQ; encoded by the coding sequence ATGAGCGACGACGAGCAGCCGGCGAACAGGCTGCGCAAGGAGCTGCCGGACGAGGTGCCGCCGTCGCGGTCCCCGTCGGCGGACGACCCCGCGGGCGGCCTCCCGGGGGCCGCGCGGGGGGAGCGGAACGGAGTGACCGGCAGGCAGCGGCTTCTGAAGGGGCTGTGGCCGCCGCGCCTGACGCGGGCCCAACTGATCGTCGCCCTGCTCCTGTTCGGGCTCGGGTTCGGTCTCGCGGTGCAGGTGGCGTCCAACAGTGACAGCGACAGCGCGCTGCGGGGTGCCCGCCAGGAGGATCTGGTCCGCATCCTGGATGAACTGGACGACCGTACTCAGCGTCTTGAAGACGAGAAGCAGGGACTCGAGAAGCAGCGCGACGAGCTGGAGAACAGCTCCGACCAGGCGGAGGAGGCCCGCAAGCAGACGCTCGAGAAGGAGCGGCAACTGGGCATCCTCGCGGGCACCGTGGCCGCGCAGGGGCCCGGCATCACGGTGACCATCGAGGACACGAAGGGGACGGTCGAGGCGGACATGCTGCTCGACGCCGTCCAGGAGCTGCGCGCGGCGGGTGCGGAGGCGATCCAGGTGAACGGCGTACGGGTGGTGGCAGGCACGTATCTCGCGGACGCCGGCAACTCCGTCACCGTCGACGGGAACAAGATCAACGCGCCCTATCGTTTCCAGGTCATCGGCAAGCCGCAGGACCTCGAACCGGCTCTCAACATTCCTGGAGGAGTGGTGCAGACTCTGGAGAAGGAACAGGCCACCGTTACTGTTGAGCGGTCGAGCAAGATCGTCGTGGACGCCTTGCGAGCGGCGGAGCGGCCTGACTACGCTCGGTCGTCCTCCCAGTGA
- a CDS encoding CDP-alcohol phosphatidyltransferase family protein, with the protein MEVQETRVQTDRVLTIPNILSMARLAGVPLFLWLILRPEFGGPQSDGWALLVLALSGVSDYLDGKLARRWNQISSLGRLLDPAADRLYILSTLVGLTWREILPLWLTLVLLAREAMLLVMVGILRRHGYPPPQVNFLGKAATFNLMYAFPLLLLSDGSGWIASLAAVFGWAFAGWGTTLYWWAGVLYVVQVRRLVRADVAAD; encoded by the coding sequence GTGGAGGTCCAGGAGACCCGCGTGCAGACCGACCGGGTCCTCACCATCCCGAACATCCTCAGCATGGCGCGCCTGGCCGGCGTGCCTCTGTTCCTGTGGCTCATCCTGCGGCCCGAGTTCGGCGGCCCGCAGAGCGACGGCTGGGCGCTGTTGGTGCTGGCCCTGAGCGGGGTCAGCGACTACCTGGACGGAAAGCTCGCACGGCGCTGGAATCAGATCAGCAGCCTTGGCCGGCTCCTGGACCCGGCGGCCGACCGCCTCTATATCCTCTCCACGCTGGTGGGTCTCACCTGGCGCGAGATTCTCCCGCTCTGGTTGACCCTTGTACTGCTTGCCAGGGAAGCGATGCTGCTGGTGATGGTGGGCATCCTCCGGCGGCACGGCTATCCTCCGCCGCAGGTGAACTTCCTGGGCAAGGCCGCCACCTTCAACCTCATGTACGCCTTCCCCCTGCTTCTGCTGAGCGACGGCAGCGGATGGATCGCGTCACTGGCCGCAGTTTTCGGATGGGCGTTCGCCGGATGGGGTACAACCCTGTATTGGTGGGCAGGTGTTCTCTACGTGGTGCAGGTCCGCCGCCTGGTTCGTGCGGACGTCGCAGCCGATTGA
- a CDS encoding PTS sugar transporter subunit IIA encodes MTTVSSPLAGRAIGLAAVPDPVFSGAMVGPGTAIDPVREPSEAVAPVDGVIVSLHPHAFVVVDESGHGVLTHLGIDTVQLNGEGFELLVNKGDTVVRGQGVVRWDPAAVEAAGKSPICPIVALEATAEALADLREDGDVKAGESLFLWK; translated from the coding sequence ATGACCACCGTCTCGTCCCCGCTCGCAGGACGCGCCATCGGACTGGCCGCCGTGCCCGATCCCGTCTTCTCCGGGGCCATGGTCGGCCCGGGCACCGCCATCGACCCCGTGCGGGAGCCCTCCGAGGCAGTCGCTCCGGTCGACGGCGTCATCGTTTCCCTGCACCCGCACGCCTTCGTCGTCGTCGACGAGAGCGGGCACGGCGTGCTGACCCATCTCGGCATCGACACCGTGCAGCTCAACGGCGAGGGCTTCGAGCTGCTCGTGAACAAGGGCGACACCGTCGTACGGGGTCAGGGCGTGGTGCGCTGGGACCCGGCCGCGGTCGAGGCCGCGGGCAAGTCGCCGATCTGCCCGATCGTGGCCCTGGAGGCCACCGCCGAGGCGCTCGCGGACCTCCGTGAGGACGGCGACGTGAAGGCCGGCGAGAGTCTCTTCCTCTGGAAGTGA
- the ptsP gene encoding phosphoenolpyruvate--protein phosphotransferase: protein METTLRGVGVSHGVAIGEVRHMGTAVLEPPAKQIPAEDAEREQGRARKAVEAVAADLMARGNLAGGEAQAVLEAQAMMAQDPELLADVERRITVGSTAERAVYDAFAAYRALLAGAGEYLAGRVADLDDVRNRIVARLLGVPMPGVPDSDEPYVLIARDLAPADTALLDPTLVLGFVTEEGGPTSHSAILARALGVPAVVALPGAGEIPEGTVVAVDGSTGEIFVNPAEEKKARLAAEAAERKAALAAATGPGATSDGHKVPLLANIGGPADVPAAVEAGAEGVGLFRTEFLFLDDSANAPSEEKQITAYRQVLEAFPEGRVVVRVLDAGADKPLDFLTPGDEPNPALGVRGLRTLLDHPDVLRTQLTALAKAAEGLPVYLEVMAPMVADRADAKAFADACREAGLRAKFGAMVEIPSAALRARSVLQEVEFLSLGTNDLAQYTFAADRQVGAVSRLQDPWQPALLDLVALSAEAAKAEGKSCGVCGEAAADPLLACVLTGLGVTSLSMGAASLPYVRATLAKFTLAQCERAAAAARAADSAEEARNAAQAVLSGE, encoded by the coding sequence ATGGAGACAACGCTGCGAGGCGTCGGTGTGAGCCACGGTGTGGCGATCGGCGAGGTTCGGCACATGGGGACGGCGGTTCTGGAACCGCCGGCGAAGCAGATTCCGGCCGAGGACGCGGAGCGTGAGCAGGGGCGCGCCCGCAAGGCGGTGGAAGCTGTGGCGGCCGATCTGATGGCGCGCGGCAACCTGGCCGGGGGCGAGGCGCAGGCCGTGCTCGAGGCGCAGGCCATGATGGCCCAGGACCCGGAACTGCTGGCCGACGTCGAGCGGCGGATCACCGTCGGGAGCACGGCCGAGCGTGCCGTGTACGACGCCTTCGCCGCCTACCGGGCCCTGCTGGCCGGTGCCGGTGAGTACCTGGCCGGCCGCGTGGCGGACCTCGACGACGTGCGGAATCGTATCGTCGCCCGTCTGCTCGGGGTCCCGATGCCGGGCGTTCCGGACAGCGACGAGCCGTACGTCCTCATCGCGCGGGATCTGGCGCCTGCCGACACCGCGCTGCTCGACCCGACGCTCGTCCTGGGCTTCGTCACCGAGGAGGGCGGGCCGACCAGCCACAGCGCAATTCTCGCGCGGGCGCTCGGCGTGCCCGCCGTCGTGGCCCTGCCGGGCGCCGGTGAGATTCCCGAGGGCACCGTCGTGGCGGTGGACGGTAGCACCGGTGAGATCTTCGTGAATCCCGCTGAGGAGAAGAAGGCACGGCTGGCGGCCGAGGCCGCCGAGCGCAAGGCCGCGCTCGCCGCAGCGACGGGTCCCGGCGCGACCTCGGACGGTCACAAGGTGCCGCTGCTGGCGAACATCGGTGGTCCCGCCGACGTGCCCGCGGCGGTCGAGGCCGGCGCCGAGGGTGTCGGCCTGTTCCGGACCGAGTTCCTCTTCCTCGACGACAGCGCGAACGCTCCGTCGGAGGAGAAGCAGATCACCGCCTACCGCCAGGTGCTGGAGGCGTTCCCGGAGGGCCGGGTCGTCGTGCGGGTGCTGGACGCCGGCGCCGACAAGCCGCTGGACTTCCTCACCCCGGGCGACGAGCCGAACCCCGCGCTCGGCGTGCGCGGTCTGCGGACGCTGCTCGACCACCCGGACGTGCTGCGGACGCAGCTGACGGCGCTGGCGAAGGCGGCGGAGGGGCTGCCGGTCTATCTCGAGGTCATGGCACCGATGGTGGCGGACCGGGCGGATGCCAAGGCGTTCGCGGACGCCTGCCGCGAGGCCGGGCTGCGGGCGAAGTTCGGCGCGATGGTGGAGATCCCGTCGGCCGCGCTGCGGGCGCGCTCGGTGCTGCAGGAGGTGGAGTTCCTGTCGCTGGGGACGAACGACCTCGCGCAGTACACCTTCGCCGCCGACCGTCAGGTGGGCGCGGTGTCGCGGCTGCAGGACCCGTGGCAGCCGGCTCTGCTCGACCTGGTCGCGCTGTCGGCCGAGGCGGCGAAGGCCGAGGGCAAGAGCTGCGGTGTCTGCGGCGAGGCCGCTGCGGATCCGCTGCTGGCGTGTGTGCTGACCGGTCTCGGTGTCACCTCCCTGTCCATGGGTGCGGCGTCGCTGCCGTACGTGCGGGCGACGCTGGCGAAGTTCACGCTGGCGCAGTGCGAGCGTGCCGCGGCCGCCGCCCGGGCGGCGGACAGTGCCGAGGAGGCGCGCAACGCCGCGCAGGCGGTGCTGTCCGGCGAGTAG
- a CDS encoding FHA domain-containing protein, whose amino-acid sequence MPHGRVCFGQGESPVKLFAKLFGKSAREGSGDNATARHRAQPDAEGRRPMYRDQVGGPGAPSVDPAQSGGIGFGQPSAPGGGFTPDPYASNAPAGQSRQEDPSMSALVCTRCGNRNAENSRFCSNCGAPLRPGAVPERASETTSTISISGLEAYDAEVTGQTAMPALSPEAQAAVDALPLGSALLVVRRGPNSGSRFLLDGELTTAGRHPQSDIFLDDVTVSRRHVEFRRSPDGSFTVADVGSLNGTYVNRERIDQVALSNGDEVQIGKYRLVFYASQRGY is encoded by the coding sequence CTGCCCCACGGGCGGGTCTGTTTCGGTCAAGGGGAATCGCCCGTGAAGTTGTTTGCGAAGTTGTTCGGCAAGAGCGCGCGAGAGGGCAGCGGCGACAACGCGACCGCCCGCCATCGCGCACAGCCCGACGCGGAGGGCCGACGCCCGATGTACCGGGACCAGGTGGGTGGTCCCGGCGCGCCGTCTGTTGACCCTGCTCAGTCCGGCGGCATAGGTTTCGGCCAGCCCTCGGCCCCGGGTGGAGGGTTCACCCCCGACCCGTACGCGTCGAACGCCCCGGCGGGGCAGTCGCGGCAGGAGGATCCGTCCATGTCGGCCCTGGTCTGTACGAGGTGCGGCAACCGCAACGCGGAGAACAGCCGTTTCTGCTCCAACTGCGGTGCTCCGCTGCGGCCCGGTGCGGTCCCGGAGCGTGCGTCCGAGACGACCTCCACCATCTCCATCTCCGGTCTGGAGGCCTACGACGCCGAGGTCACCGGCCAGACGGCGATGCCGGCGCTCTCTCCCGAGGCGCAGGCGGCCGTGGACGCGCTGCCGCTGGGCTCCGCCCTCCTGGTCGTGCGCCGCGGTCCGAACTCGGGCAGCCGCTTCCTGCTGGACGGCGAGCTGACCACCGCCGGGCGTCATCCGCAGAGCGACATCTTCCTGGACGACGTGACGGTCTCGCGCCGGCACGTGGAGTTCCGCCGCAGTCCGGACGGTTCCTTCACGGTCGCCGACGTCGGCAGCCTGAACGGCACCTACGTCAACCGGGAGCGCATCGACCAGGTCGCCCTGTCGAACGGTGACGAGGTGCAGATCGGCAAGTACCGGCTGGTGTTCTACGCGAGCCAGCGGGGTTACTGA
- a CDS encoding mannose-1-phosphate guanyltransferase has product MKAVVMAGGEGTRLRPMTSSMPKPLLPVVNRPIMEHVLRLLKRHGLNETVVTVQFLASLVKNYFGDGEELGMELTYANEEKPLGTAGSVKNAEEALKDDAFLVISGDALTDFDLTDLINFHKEKGSLVTVCLTRVPNPLEFGITIVDEEGKVERFLEKPTWGQVFSDTVNTGIYVMEPEVFNYVDPDVPVDWSGDVFPQLMKEGKPIYGYVAEGYWEDVGTHESYVKAQADVLERKVDVDIDGFEISPGVWVAEGAEVHPDAVLRGPLYVGDYAKVEAGAEIREHTVIGSNVVVKSGAFLHKAVVADNVYVGPHSNLRGCVVGKNTDIMRAARIEDGAVIGDECLVGEESIIQGNVRVYPFKTIEAGAFVNTSVIWESRGQAHLFGARGVSGILNVEITPELAVRLAGAYATTLKKGSTVTTARDHSRGARALKRAVISALQASAIDVRDLENVPLPVARQQTARGSAGGIMIRTTLGVPDSVDIMFFDGQGADLSQGSQRKLDRVFARQEYRRAFPGEIGDLHFPSSVFDSYTGSLLRNVDITGIAESGLKVVVDASNGSAGLVLPSLLGKLGVDSLTINPGLDEARPTESADMRRSGLVRLGEIVASSRAAFGVRFDPVGERLSLVDEKGRIIEDDRALLVMLDLIAAERRSGRVALPVTTTRIAEQVAAYHGTQVEWTTTSPDDLTRVGGEEGAIFGGDGKGGFIVPEFSSVYDGTAAFVRLIGLVARTQLTLSQIDARIPRAHVLKRDLATPWAVKGLVMRRVVEAAGDRFVDTTDGVRVVETDGRWVMVLPDPAEAVTHLWAEGPDDASAQALLDEWAAVVDSAGR; this is encoded by the coding sequence ATGAAGGCCGTCGTGATGGCTGGAGGCGAAGGCACACGCCTTCGTCCCATGACCTCGAGCATGCCCAAGCCGCTCCTGCCGGTGGTCAACCGGCCGATCATGGAGCATGTTCTTCGGCTGCTCAAAAGGCATGGGCTCAACGAGACCGTCGTGACCGTCCAGTTCCTGGCCTCACTGGTCAAGAACTACTTCGGTGACGGCGAGGAGCTCGGAATGGAGCTCACCTATGCCAACGAGGAGAAGCCACTCGGTACCGCCGGAAGCGTCAAGAACGCCGAGGAGGCATTGAAGGACGATGCCTTCCTCGTCATTTCCGGCGATGCCCTGACCGACTTCGACCTCACCGATCTGATCAACTTCCACAAGGAAAAGGGCTCGCTCGTCACCGTGTGTCTGACGCGCGTGCCCAACCCGCTGGAATTCGGTATCACCATCGTCGACGAAGAGGGCAAGGTCGAGCGCTTCCTGGAGAAGCCGACCTGGGGCCAGGTCTTCTCGGACACCGTGAACACCGGGATCTACGTCATGGAGCCCGAGGTCTTCAACTATGTCGACCCCGATGTGCCCGTGGACTGGTCCGGTGACGTCTTCCCGCAGTTGATGAAGGAAGGCAAGCCCATCTACGGCTATGTCGCCGAGGGCTACTGGGAGGACGTCGGTACCCATGAGAGCTATGTGAAGGCCCAGGCCGACGTTCTGGAACGCAAGGTCGACGTCGACATCGACGGCTTCGAGATCTCGCCCGGCGTCTGGGTGGCCGAGGGTGCGGAGGTGCATCCCGACGCGGTGCTGCGCGGACCCCTCTACGTCGGCGACTACGCGAAGGTCGAGGCCGGCGCGGAGATCCGCGAACACACGGTGATCGGGTCCAACGTCGTCGTCAAGAGCGGCGCCTTCCTGCACAAGGCCGTGGTCGCCGACAACGTGTACGTCGGCCCGCACAGCAATCTGCGCGGCTGTGTGGTCGGCAAGAACACCGACATCATGCGCGCCGCGCGGATCGAGGACGGCGCGGTCATCGGCGACGAATGCCTGGTCGGTGAAGAATCGATCATCCAGGGCAATGTGCGGGTCTACCCGTTCAAGACCATCGAGGCAGGCGCGTTCGTCAACACCTCGGTGATCTGGGAGTCCCGCGGGCAGGCGCATCTCTTCGGTGCGCGCGGGGTCTCCGGCATCCTCAACGTGGAGATCACCCCGGAGCTGGCCGTGCGGCTGGCCGGTGCGTACGCGACGACCCTGAAGAAGGGGTCCACCGTCACCACGGCCCGTGACCACTCCCGTGGCGCCCGGGCGCTGAAGCGGGCGGTGATCTCCGCGCTGCAGGCCAGCGCCATCGACGTACGCGACCTGGAGAACGTACCCCTGCCCGTGGCGCGGCAGCAGACCGCGCGGGGCAGCGCCGGCGGGATCATGATCCGGACCACCCTCGGGGTGCCGGACTCCGTCGACATCATGTTCTTCGACGGCCAGGGGGCCGACCTCTCGCAGGGCAGCCAGCGAAAGCTGGACCGGGTCTTCGCGCGCCAGGAGTACCGGCGGGCGTTCCCCGGCGAGATCGGGGACCTGCACTTCCCGTCCAGCGTGTTCGACTCCTACACCGGGTCCCTGCTGCGCAACGTCGACATCACCGGCATCGCGGAGTCCGGGCTCAAGGTGGTCGTCGACGCCTCCAACGGCAGCGCGGGACTGGTGCTGCCGAGCCTGCTCGGGAAGCTCGGCGTCGACTCCCTGACGATCAATCCCGGTCTCGACGAGGCCAGGCCCACCGAGTCGGCCGACATGCGGCGGTCCGGTCTGGTGCGCCTCGGGGAGATCGTGGCGTCCTCGCGGGCCGCGTTCGGCGTGCGGTTCGACCCCGTCGGTGAACGGCTGTCGCTCGTCGACGAGAAGGGCCGCATCATCGAGGACGACCGGGCGCTGCTGGTGATGCTCGACCTGATCGCGGCCGAGCGGCGCAGCGGCCGGGTGGCGCTCCCGGTGACCACCACCAGGATCGCCGAGCAGGTCGCCGCGTACCACGGCACGCAGGTCGAGTGGACGACCACCTCCCCGGACGATCTGACGCGGGTGGGGGGCGAGGAAGGCGCGATCTTCGGCGGAGACGGCAAGGGCGGCTTCATCGTCCCCGAGTTCAGCAGTGTGTACGACGGCACGGCGGCCTTCGTACGGCTGATCGGACTGGTCGCGCGCACGCAGCTCACGCTGAGCCAGATCGACGCGCGGATCCCGCGGGCCCACGTCCTCAAGCGCGATCTGGCCACTCCGTGGGCGGTCAAGGGCCTGGTGATGCGGCGGGTCGTCGAGGCGGCCGGAGACCGGTTCGTGGACACCACGGACGGGGTGCGGGTGGTCGAGACCGACGGGCGCTGGGTGATGGTCCTGCCCGACCCCGCGGAGGCGGTCACCCATCTGTGGGCGGAGGGCCCCGACGACGCCTCCGCACAGGCGCTGCTGGACGAGTGGGCCGCGGTGGTGGACAGCGCGGGCCGCTGA
- a CDS encoding DUF881 domain-containing protein: MCGMPQPPPVRSTPGRPARPDASMSLLTNVMDHSLDDGYAEAAARKQTDGSGGMPRTLRAKLGLAAGLVLAALVVTVGAAQARVAAPVVAKEREELVDRIEGETSAADELEKSVDELRDDVDARRREALEKSGDGDRSDLVGILSGAVEVHGPGVKLVVNDAKDVATGADGQPRDTSGFSDTGRVRDRDMQRVVNGLWESGAEAISVNGQRLTALSAIRAAGDAILVDNRPLVPPYTVLAVGDGERLSRGFQDSADGLYLHALEESYGIRTAISVADDLKLPAAPSVIVRTAQPITEKGTS; the protein is encoded by the coding sequence ATGTGCGGCATGCCGCAGCCACCCCCCGTTCGGAGCACACCCGGGCGGCCCGCGCGCCCGGACGCGTCCATGTCGCTGCTCACGAACGTCATGGACCACAGCCTCGACGACGGGTACGCCGAGGCCGCCGCGCGGAAGCAGACCGACGGCAGCGGGGGCATGCCCAGGACGCTGCGTGCCAAGCTGGGCCTGGCGGCCGGTCTGGTCCTCGCGGCCCTGGTCGTGACGGTCGGAGCGGCCCAGGCACGGGTCGCCGCTCCCGTCGTGGCCAAGGAGCGTGAGGAACTGGTCGACCGCATAGAGGGGGAGACCTCGGCGGCCGACGAGCTGGAGAAGAGCGTCGACGAGCTGCGCGACGACGTGGACGCCCGCCGGCGCGAGGCGCTGGAGAAGAGCGGCGACGGCGACCGGTCCGACCTGGTGGGGATCCTGTCGGGCGCGGTGGAGGTGCACGGCCCCGGCGTGAAGCTCGTGGTGAACGATGCCAAGGACGTCGCCACGGGGGCCGACGGGCAGCCGCGTGACACCTCCGGGTTCTCCGACACGGGGCGGGTGCGGGACCGGGACATGCAGCGCGTGGTGAACGGGCTGTGGGAGTCGGGCGCCGAGGCGATCTCCGTCAACGGGCAGCGGCTGACCGCGCTGTCGGCGATCAGGGCCGCCGGTGACGCGATACTGGTCGACAACAGGCCGCTGGTGCCGCCGTACACGGTGCTCGCGGTGGGGGACGGCGAGCGGCTGAGCAGGGGATTCCAGGACAGTGCGGACGGGCTGTACCTGCATGCCCTGGAGGAGAGCTACGGCATCCGGACCGCCATCTCCGTCGCGGACGACCTCAAGCTGCCGGCCGCACCGAGTGTGATCGTACGTACAGCACAGCCGATAACCGAGAAGGGCACATCGTGA
- a CDS encoding small basic family protein, producing MIAVLGLVVGVVAGLLVRPEVPAAVEPYLPIAVVAALDAVFGGLRAMLDGIFDDKVFVVSFLSNVVVAALIVFLGDKLGVGAQLSTGVVVVLGIRIFSNAAAIRRHVFRA from the coding sequence GTGATCGCCGTACTGGGCCTCGTCGTGGGAGTCGTGGCCGGATTGCTGGTCCGGCCCGAGGTGCCGGCGGCCGTGGAGCCGTATCTGCCGATCGCCGTCGTGGCGGCGCTGGACGCCGTGTTCGGCGGGCTGAGGGCCATGCTCGACGGCATCTTCGACGACAAGGTCTTCGTGGTGTCGTTCCTGTCGAACGTGGTCGTGGCCGCACTGATCGTGTTCCTGGGCGACAAGTTGGGCGTCGGAGCCCAGCTGTCCACCGGGGTCGTGGTGGTCCTCGGCATCCGTATCTTCTCCAACGCCGCGGCGATCCGACGCCACGTCTTCCGGGCGTGA